From one Actinomycetota bacterium genomic stretch:
- a CDS encoding (2Fe-2S)-binding protein gives MRIRLSVNGQVYARDVEEHRTLLRFLREDLGLPGTKEGCGMGECGACTVIYNGRAVNACMVLAVEADGATIETIEGEAKGDSLSDIQAAFERNHAVQCGFCTPGMVMSVKELLRENPKPDDDEIKEAIEGNFCRCTGYTQIIEAVRDLTGRSGEKGGLEHV, from the coding sequence ATGCGGATCAGACTCAGTGTGAACGGGCAAGTCTACGCCCGCGACGTGGAAGAGCATCGAACGCTCCTGCGCTTCCTCAGGGAGGACCTCGGTCTTCCGGGCACGAAGGAAGGCTGCGGCATGGGCGAGTGCGGCGCTTGTACCGTCATCTACAACGGTCGAGCGGTCAACGCCTGCATGGTCCTCGCGGTCGAGGCCGACGGCGCGACGATCGAAACGATCGAGGGCGAGGCGAAGGGCGATTCGCTCTCCGATATCCAGGCCGCCTTCGAGCGCAATCACGCCGTTCAGTGCGGCTTTTGCACGCCCGGTATGGTCATGTCGGTCAAGGAGCTCCTCCGCGAGAATCCGAAGCCGGACGACGACGAGATAAAAGAGGCGATCGAGGGCAATTTCTGCCGCTGCACCGGATATACGCAGATCATTGAGGCCGTTCGCGATCTGACCGGAAGGTCAGGGGAGAAGGGGGGGCTGGAACATGTATGA